From Solibacillus sp. FSL W7-1464:
TCTTCATTTTCAACAAGTGGAATATGATATGGAAATTGTATATTTTCAAGCTCTCGATGAATCGCTTTAACTTTCTGTGCAACAAAACCATTTTCATAGTACTTCATAAAAAAGGACCCTTTATGTGTATCCCACTTCCAGCAATTTTCTTTAATTACTATTGACATGATTTCGGCGGATGTGGCATTTGTTGCATCTGAGGCATCGTATTTGCTGGATATGGCATCATTTGCGGCATTGTATTTTCTTGATACGGCATCATATGTGGCATTGTATTTTCTGGATACGGCATCATATGTGGCATTGTATTTTCTTGATATGGCATCATATGTGGGTGACAAGGGTTTGGTTGACGCATCATATGGTCAATTTCTTCATAATACTGGTGAACTAGGTGGTCCTTATCCTGGCAATGGTCTCTCTTCAATGAGGACTCTTCATGGAAAATCGGCTGCATCTGCATTTGCATCGGTACCGACATCGGCATTGGCTCCATATACATATTCGGTTGCATATGCATTGGGGATTCCATTGCCATTTGGTTACATTTCGAACATACTGGCATTTGTGGCATTGGCATTGGTTGCATCTGCATTGGAGATTCCATTGCCATTTGATGACATTTTGAACATACAGGCATTTGCGGCATTGGCATCGGCATCGGCATCGGCATCGGCATATGGTGACACGTTGGACACACAGGCATTTGCGGCATCGGCATTGGCATTGGCTGAATATATTGCGGCTGTTCGATAAAGATCGGTTGCGGTTGCGGCTGCGGCTGTTGAACAACCGGTTGCGGCGGCATTGGTGCTTGTTGCGGCGGCTGTACCGTCACCGTATTTTCAAATGTCGGCTGGACATGTACATTTGTTTGCCAGTTTGGCATTGGCATCGGCTGAGGTTGCTGGAAATAAATAATATCCCCTTGCCATATCGGTTTTTGCGGTTGTGGCATCGGCATCGGAGCCGGTACTGGAGCTGGGGCCGGGGCCGGCTTAACGATCTGCTCTTTTTTAGGCGCTGGAGCCGGGGCTGGTTTTGGCGCTGGAGCGGGTGTTGGTACCGGCTGCTCTTTAACAGACTTAGGCTGTTCCTTCACAGGTTGCTGCACTTCTTTTTTCGTAGTCGTGTCCGGTAAATAGATTTCCATTCCCGGAACAATATAGTCAGGGTTTGCTAAATGGGCGTTTAATCGCTTTAACTCATCAAAGCCAACCGCGTATTGCTTCGCGATTTTCCACAAAGTGTCTCCCTTTTGAACAATATGAACGCGCACTTCTTTCCTCCTTTTCTCGTAATAGCATATGCACAAATTGTGCTATTGCCACAATGTTCACGCTAAGCAAACGGTAAATATGATAAGATAAAAAGGAACTCGTATGCTAATTGAGGTGGATATATTGAAAAAATTATTAGGTGAAGAACGGCGTCTGGAACTGCTTGCATTGTTAAAAACTGCTGAACAGCCGATGACAGGTACGGATTTGGCGAAGCGTACAAATGTTTCAAGACAAGTCATCGTCAATGATATGAATTTATTGAAAGCACGAAATGAACCGATTGTAGCAACAAGCCAAGGGTATATTTATATGCATAACGTCCAGCAAAAACGCCTTCAGCGAAAAATTGTGTGTATGCACAATCCAAACGAAGCAAAAGAAGAACTTTTCATATTGGTCGATTGTGGGGTTACCGTCGAAAGCGTTATTGTCGAACATCCTGTATATGGAGAAATTACCGCTTCGATTATGGTATCTAACCGCTTGGAAGTTGAGCATTTTGTGAATCGCGTCCAGGAAACGAATGCTCTGTATCTTTCTGCATTAACGGATGGTACACACTTACATGTCATTAGCTCGACTTCTGAAGAGAGCCTGAATCTGGCCGAAGAGAAATTACGCCAGCGCGGGTTTTTGATTGAAAACTAATTTAAAACAGCTTATTCAAAAGACACTTGTCCGATGAATAAGCTGTTTTTTTTATGAATAATTCCGTTTTACTCCATACCTCGTGAATGTTTTCCTGCGATATACACTTAGTGCAATCCCGATGACAAATGAGTTTAATAGGAGAGATGTAAAACCATAACTTATAAAAGGAAGCGATAATCCGATAATCGGCAACCAGCCAAGGATCATCGCAATAGAATATCCAAACTGCATGCAATAAAAAGATACTGCTCCAATTACAAGCATTTTGCCATAGGAACGGGCTAATTGTTTTGCTTTCCAAAGTATACGAACTGCGATGGCGAATAAAACCGTTACAATAATAATCCCTGAGATATGACCAAATTTCTGAATTAGCAGTACTAAAGCAAAATCTGTATGGCCTTCCGGAATATAGCGAATCGTCTCAGCCCCAAACCATCCTGCTTCATTTAATGCATTTTTAACTGCCAAATAAACATAACCTTCCGTTGTCGCATAGCTGGCAGGATCCAAAAATGCGTATAACCGTACAAGCTGATATTCGTGCAGCCGGGGAATTATCAAGAACATACTGCCAGCTACAAACCCGCTCACAGCTAAACTTGTCACAATTTTTGTCTTGGCGGAATAACTGCTGACAAAAAACAATACCGTCACTACCCCTGCATAAATGAGGGCTACTATCAGGCTTGGTGCACGTAATATAAGCCACAACGGCAAAACAAATAAGACGCTTAGCTGCCAGATTTTAAGTTTTCTCTGCGTTAAAAAGCCTGCCCAAGCAATGATCAGCAATGGTAAAACGGTCCAGGCCTGAATTTGTAACGGTCCTACCATTAAATAGCTTTGCCCGTGCACCATAGCTGCAGGAAAATAATTTAACATCATTAACAAAATAAGTGCACCAAAATATATAGCCATGCTGAATCGTTCCAGCTTCCGATAATCGATGTACATCAGTGCTGCAATCAATATCACGGCACATACAAAGTGCAGCCATTTATTACGAATAAAATAATCGGTCATATCCGTTCCAAAAATGATGGTACTGTCAAATGTTACTATCGGGATAAAACTTGCACCTAACAGAATGGCAACTAAACCTATCAGCAGCCAGTCCACTTTCGGCCGATGAATTTTGTCCATCGATTTCCCGATTTCGGAAGGCGAACCCATTTCTTTAATTGCTTTTCGCTCCGCTTCCTCAGGTGTATACCCTTTTTTCATCCATGCATTTTTTGAATGTTCAATATGATGCTTTAATTCGTCATATACATGAACCTGAGCTTCCTTCGAACGAATAAATGCAGTTACTTTTCTTAAGAAGCTTTCAATCTGCATGCATACGAACCCCCATTAGACGTTCCTTCAATGTCAGTTTCACATGCCCGTCTTGCTGTAATTGTTTTTTACCGGTTTTCGTTAACTCGTACCGCTTAACGCCTTCCGTCCAATTGGCAAACACAAATCCATCGCTTTCCTGTTCATGAAGTATTGAATAAATCATCCCCTCATTGTTGACAACATCCTGTATTCCCCTTACATGGAGTAATTGCATAATTTCAATACCGGACCTTGCTTCGAAAAGAAGTGATAAAACAACTTTTTTCAACTCATCGACGCTTAACTGGCGCTGAATATTTTCTTTATGCTGCTCTGTAAATTTCGTGCTGGAAAAGGCAGTGCGATCCATCGCTTTTTTCAAGTTTTTTAAACGATCATCCATTTTCTTCACGCTCCAGATGTTTTTTTAATAGCTGCTTCCCTTTTCGAAGTCTTGTTTTTACTGTGTTCTCATTGATTTGCAGTACATCGGCCATTTCCCGCATCGTCTGATCTTCGTAATAACATAAATAAATCACTTCACGGTATTTGATCGGTAGCGCCATGACTGCCTTTACTAGGTTATCATCTTCCTGTTGCTGGATAACTTCCTGTTCAACGGAAATGCTGCTTTCCACTTGCATAAAAACTTCAGCATCTTTTGCTTCGACATTTTTGGCATACCAGCTTTTCAAATAATCTTTTGAATGGTTGATTGCAATGCGCCAAAGCCAAGTTTTTAACGACGAACCGTATTGGAATGATGGTAGTGCTTTGTAGCATTTCACGAAAATTTCCTGTGTCAGATCCTCGGCAACCGAGTTATTATGTACATATTGCATGACAAGCTTCAATACGTCTTCTCCGTAATGTTGCATTAATTCATCTATAATCTCTTCATTTGATAAGTTAACGGTATCATTTATTAAATAACTTTCCACCGGAATACCTCCTTTCACCAATTAGACGAGCCCCGTTACAGGAAAGTTTGTTTTTTTAATGGAACTTCCAATATATTTGCAGATTTTCTAAAATAAATTTTTATGTTCTAATAAAATGGCGGTTTTCTAATATACCGGCCGGATGTTCCAATATAGGATTCTTTTTTTCTAATATCGCAGCCGAATGTGCAAATATCGGTATGATTTGTGCTAATATCCCGCAGCAAAGTTCTATTATAAATGGTAAGCCTATTGTTTCAGCCTTATATATTAAAAAGTAAGCGTGCTGCATATTTGAAATTCTTGAAAGTTCTAATACCCTCACTACTTTTTCGAATAAATGGCCCAGTTCCTCTAATAAACGGCTCCACTCTTCTATTAAAAATGCCCCCAACGCAGCCGAACAATGAAAAAGTGCACTCAGCATGAAAGCAGAGTGCACCTGTATATTTTATAAAAATCGGTTTCGCTGTTCAGGTGACGGTAACATGCATTCCTGCTTTTTCCCGAACCATTTGTAGCGGTTTTTGGCTATCCAGCGATACACAGGATCTCGAACCGGTTTTGGTACAATGATAAATACATAAAACAGCTTCCACAAACCTGATAAATTCCGAGTGATTTTAAGCGCGGCCGTCGATTCCGTAAAATGCCTTTCCTCTTCTATAAACACAATACTATCTGTAGTTTCCGGCACATCATACTTTTTTAACAGAGCCATTCCAACTTCACTTTGAAGCGAGGCAAACTGAAATAATGCTTTCGGGTCACGTTGAATAATAAACTGGACGCTTGCATCACAGAAATTGCACTCTCCATCAAATAATAAGATTCGCTTCATATTTTTCACCTCATTCCGGTGTGGCGTATGTATAGTAAGTACCGAGTGACTTCACTTTGCAGCCTAGCGCAATCAGTTCTTCCATTGCACCTTTCATCATCGGTTCCTCTTCATCTGCTAGTATATCAGTAATGAAG
This genomic window contains:
- a CDS encoding LysM peptidoglycan-binding domain-containing protein translates to MRVHIVQKGDTLWKIAKQYAVGFDELKRLNAHLANPDYIVPGMEIYLPDTTTKKEVQQPVKEQPKSVKEQPVPTPAPAPKPAPAPAPKKEQIVKPAPAPAPVPAPMPMPQPQKPIWQGDIIYFQQPQPMPMPNWQTNVHVQPTFENTVTVQPPQQAPMPPQPVVQQPQPQPQPIFIEQPQYIQPMPMPMPQMPVCPTCHHMPMPMPMPMPMPQMPVCSKCHQMAMESPMQMQPMPMPQMPVCSKCNQMAMESPMHMQPNMYMEPMPMSVPMQMQMQPIFHEESSLKRDHCQDKDHLVHQYYEEIDHMMRQPNPCHPHMMPYQENTMPHMMPYPENTMPHMMPYQENTMPQMMPYPANTMPQMQQMPHPPKSCQ
- a CDS encoding transcription repressor NadR, coding for MKKLLGEERRLELLALLKTAEQPMTGTDLAKRTNVSRQVIVNDMNLLKARNEPIVATSQGYIYMHNVQQKRLQRKIVCMHNPNEAKEELFILVDCGVTVESVIVEHPVYGEITASIMVSNRLEVEHFVNRVQETNALYLSALTDGTHLHVISSTSEESLNLAEEKLRQRGFLIEN
- a CDS encoding FtsW/RodA/SpoVE family cell cycle protein: MQIESFLRKVTAFIRSKEAQVHVYDELKHHIEHSKNAWMKKGYTPEEAERKAIKEMGSPSEIGKSMDKIHRPKVDWLLIGLVAILLGASFIPIVTFDSTIIFGTDMTDYFIRNKWLHFVCAVILIAALMYIDYRKLERFSMAIYFGALILLMMLNYFPAAMVHGQSYLMVGPLQIQAWTVLPLLIIAWAGFLTQRKLKIWQLSVLFVLPLWLILRAPSLIVALIYAGVVTVLFFVSSYSAKTKIVTSLAVSGFVAGSMFLIIPRLHEYQLVRLYAFLDPASYATTEGYVYLAVKNALNEAGWFGAETIRYIPEGHTDFALVLLIQKFGHISGIIIVTVLFAIAVRILWKAKQLARSYGKMLVIGAVSFYCMQFGYSIAMILGWLPIIGLSLPFISYGFTSLLLNSFVIGIALSVYRRKTFTRYGVKRNYS
- a CDS encoding helix-turn-helix transcriptional regulator; this translates as MDDRLKNLKKAMDRTAFSSTKFTEQHKENIQRQLSVDELKKVVLSLLFEARSGIEIMQLLHVRGIQDVVNNEGMIYSILHEQESDGFVFANWTEGVKRYELTKTGKKQLQQDGHVKLTLKERLMGVRMHAD
- a CDS encoding sigma-70 family RNA polymerase sigma factor, with the translated sequence MESYLINDTVNLSNEEIIDELMQHYGEDVLKLVMQYVHNNSVAEDLTQEIFVKCYKALPSFQYGSSLKTWLWRIAINHSKDYLKSWYAKNVEAKDAEVFMQVESSISVEQEVIQQQEDDNLVKAVMALPIKYREVIYLCYYEDQTMREMADVLQINENTVKTRLRKGKQLLKKHLEREENG
- a CDS encoding thiol-disulfide oxidoreductase DCC family protein yields the protein MKRILLFDGECNFCDASVQFIIQRDPKALFQFASLQSEVGMALLKKYDVPETTDSIVFIEEERHFTESTAALKITRNLSGLWKLFYVFIIVPKPVRDPVYRWIAKNRYKWFGKKQECMLPSPEQRNRFL